One genomic window of Legionella jordanis includes the following:
- a CDS encoding MFS transporter — protein MKDKKYMIIGWLICALGAVYYSYEYFLRISPSVMEHALRGHFNLSAAGFGLLSAFYYYAYVPLQLPVGVLLDRYGPRILITLACLICVIGVFIFAGTNIFWVAAVGRFLVGFGSAFAFVGVLKLATIWLPEDKLGMVSGLASALGTIGAMAGDNLLGSLVVEIGWRETLNLTAYFGIGLIFVLWFGLRDKRDNQPRSGTVDTFKKSMIDLGIIARNKQIWINGMFGCLVYLPTTVFAELWGIPYLRHAHGLSIVDADFANSLLFLGFTIGAPSMGYISDRLKRRKLPMLFGATGAGIIMMILLYLPGLMPWHINLLMFVLGLLYSAQCIVFAVGRELSPNEAAGTAMAMTNMIVMLGAMFLQPLVGNLLDFSLSTHLANVPLQDIPVDRLQQLYTADDYQFALSIIPIGIIIAAILTFFLKETYANADN, from the coding sequence ATGAAAGATAAAAAATACATGATTATTGGCTGGTTAATTTGTGCTTTAGGCGCAGTTTACTATAGCTATGAATATTTTTTACGCATTTCGCCAAGTGTGATGGAACATGCACTCCGCGGCCACTTTAATTTATCTGCAGCGGGGTTTGGATTGTTGTCGGCGTTTTATTATTACGCCTATGTCCCTTTGCAATTACCTGTAGGTGTTTTGCTAGACCGTTATGGTCCAAGAATTCTAATTACCTTAGCTTGCCTAATCTGCGTTATTGGTGTTTTCATTTTTGCAGGAACTAATATATTTTGGGTGGCAGCCGTGGGGCGCTTTCTGGTCGGTTTTGGATCAGCATTTGCTTTTGTTGGCGTGCTGAAATTGGCCACCATTTGGCTTCCCGAAGATAAATTGGGAATGGTTTCGGGTTTGGCATCGGCACTGGGAACAATTGGCGCTATGGCTGGTGACAACCTCCTAGGCAGTCTGGTTGTAGAGATTGGCTGGCGCGAAACATTAAACCTGACAGCCTATTTTGGTATCGGCTTAATTTTTGTTCTGTGGTTTGGCTTGAGGGATAAACGAGACAATCAACCAAGAAGCGGAACAGTGGATACCTTCAAAAAGAGCATGATCGATTTAGGAATCATTGCTCGAAATAAGCAAATCTGGATAAATGGCATGTTTGGCTGCTTAGTCTACTTACCTACCACAGTGTTTGCTGAGCTTTGGGGCATTCCCTATTTGCGACATGCCCATGGTTTATCCATAGTTGATGCTGATTTTGCGAATTCATTGCTCTTTTTGGGATTCACCATCGGCGCTCCATCAATGGGTTATATTTCCGACCGGTTAAAACGCCGCAAATTACCCATGTTATTTGGAGCCACAGGGGCTGGAATCATAATGATGATTCTTCTCTATCTCCCGGGTTTGATGCCTTGGCATATTAACTTGCTTATGTTCGTACTAGGTCTGCTTTATAGCGCACAATGCATCGTTTTTGCGGTTGGCCGTGAATTAAGTCCCAATGAAGCAGCTGGAACAGCGATGGCTATGACCAATATGATTGTTATGCTGGGCGCTATGTTTTTACAGCCTCTCGTAGGTAACTTACTTGACTTTAGTCTGTCAACGCATCTGGCTAATGTTCCGCTGCAAGACATTCCAGTTGATAGATTGCAGCAATTGTACACAGCCGATGATTACCAATTTGCATTATCCATTATTCCTATTGGTATAATTATCGCTGCCATTCTAACCTTTTTCTTGAAAGAAACTTATGCTAATGCAGATAACTAA
- a CDS encoding malic enzyme-like NAD(P)-binding protein gives MDKDVLKQRALEYHEFPIPGKLAVHVTKSTNSQDDLSLAYTPGVAEPVLAIAENAEAAFRYTAKGNLIAVMTNGTAVLGLGDVGPLASKPVMEGKAVLFKRFADIDVFDIEVDAEDPQAFISTAKRIAPTFGGINLEDIKAPECFEIEQALIEQLNIPVFHDDQHGTAIVVAAALLNALELQGKTLSEANIVCIGAGAAGIASMRLLVALGADKEKMLLLDSKGVIHTEREDLNPYKFAFARKTSCRSLADALEGADVFIGVAKPNLLNAELLNLMAPKPVIFALSNPDPEIRPEVAKQVRDDLIIATGRSDFPNQVNNVLCFPYIFRGALDVRATCINQSMQIAAVEAIRQLVHEPVPQIVKDNYPNVSNWEFGPHYIIPKPIDPRLKERVALAVANAAIASGVSRISLLKK, from the coding sequence TTGGATAAAGATGTATTAAAACAGCGTGCCTTGGAGTATCACGAATTTCCAATACCAGGAAAATTGGCTGTTCACGTGACCAAGTCTACGAACTCGCAGGATGATTTGTCTCTGGCTTATACACCAGGGGTGGCTGAGCCGGTTTTAGCCATCGCTGAAAACGCAGAAGCAGCATTCCGTTATACAGCAAAAGGCAATTTAATTGCGGTTATGACGAATGGTACCGCGGTCCTTGGACTGGGGGATGTGGGACCTTTAGCTAGCAAACCCGTCATGGAAGGAAAGGCCGTATTGTTTAAGCGTTTTGCAGATATTGATGTTTTTGACATTGAAGTGGATGCTGAGGATCCTCAAGCTTTTATTTCCACGGCAAAGCGAATAGCTCCAACATTTGGCGGCATCAACTTAGAAGACATCAAAGCGCCGGAATGCTTTGAAATTGAACAAGCACTGATCGAGCAGCTGAATATTCCCGTTTTCCATGATGATCAGCACGGCACTGCAATTGTAGTGGCAGCTGCTTTGTTAAATGCCCTCGAACTGCAGGGAAAAACATTGTCTGAGGCCAATATTGTTTGTATTGGTGCTGGTGCAGCAGGCATCGCTTCCATGCGTTTACTTGTCGCCTTGGGAGCGGACAAGGAAAAAATGCTTTTGCTGGATAGCAAAGGGGTCATTCACACAGAGCGTGAAGATCTGAATCCTTATAAATTTGCTTTTGCGCGCAAAACTTCTTGCCGCAGCTTGGCTGATGCCCTAGAAGGCGCCGATGTATTTATTGGTGTTGCCAAGCCCAATTTATTGAATGCTGAACTGTTAAATCTAATGGCTCCAAAGCCTGTTATTTTTGCCTTATCCAACCCAGATCCTGAAATACGTCCTGAAGTCGCTAAACAGGTTCGGGATGACTTAATCATTGCGACAGGGCGCAGTGATTTTCCTAACCAGGTAAATAATGTTTTATGTTTCCCATACATCTTTCGCGGGGCGCTTGATGTTCGTGCAACGTGCATCAACCAATCAATGCAGATTGCTGCTGTTGAAGCGATCCGCCAACTGGTCCATGAGCCAGTTCCTCAAATTGTTAAGGACAATTATCCCAATGTAAGCAATTGGGAATTTGGTCCCCACTACATCATCCCCAAACCAATTGATCCCCGTTTAAAGGAGCGGGTGGCGCTTGCAGTCGCTAATGCGGCCATTGCAAGTGGGGTCAGCCGAATCAGTTTACTGAAAAAATAG
- the rpmE gene encoding 50S ribosomal protein L31 — MKASTHPDYNVVNVTCSCGHSFETRSTLANDLNIEVCSNCHPFYTGKQKLVDTGGRVQKFRDRYKKKD, encoded by the coding sequence ATGAAAGCATCAACCCATCCAGATTATAATGTTGTTAATGTGACCTGCAGCTGCGGCCACTCATTTGAAACCCGTTCAACTTTGGCGAACGATTTAAACATTGAAGTGTGCTCCAATTGCCATCCATTTTACACTGGAAAGCAAAAACTCGTTGATACCGGTGGTCGTGTGCAAAAATTCCGTGACCGTTACAAAAAGAAAGATTAA
- a CDS encoding carbonic anhydrase family protein, with amino-acid sequence MKRYLAGSLLLLISLNAAATEEDMLILSKPVSAEKQQSMTPKQALMRLKEGNQRFLSNRMQQRDFLAQAKRSSYGQYPWVVILNCMDSRSVPELVFDQGLADLFVLRVAGNVVNEDIIGSMEFATKAVGTPLIVVLGHSSCGAVAGACGDVKLGHLNHVLDKIKPAVEPAKKTTGLNDCSEHKLVDAIAKNNALNMVRQIQQQSPIIRDLIAQGKVGIVAGMHDLKTGQVTFFEEERLLPNKKN; translated from the coding sequence ATGAAACGTTATTTAGCAGGAAGTTTACTGCTCTTGATTAGCTTGAATGCTGCAGCAACGGAAGAGGATATGTTAATTCTCAGCAAACCAGTTTCCGCTGAGAAACAGCAATCCATGACGCCTAAACAAGCCCTAATGCGTCTGAAAGAGGGCAATCAACGTTTCTTATCAAACCGAATGCAACAACGTGATTTTTTAGCCCAGGCTAAACGTTCCTCTTATGGGCAATACCCTTGGGTCGTTATTTTAAACTGCATGGATTCCCGTTCAGTACCAGAATTGGTTTTTGATCAAGGTTTAGCGGATTTATTTGTGTTACGTGTTGCGGGTAATGTGGTGAATGAAGATATTATAGGTAGCATGGAGTTTGCTACGAAAGCAGTAGGTACGCCTTTAATCGTGGTGCTTGGACACAGTTCATGTGGTGCTGTTGCAGGAGCATGCGGGGATGTTAAGTTAGGTCACTTAAATCATGTACTGGATAAGATTAAACCTGCGGTGGAACCCGCCAAAAAAACCACGGGTTTAAATGATTGCAGCGAACATAAATTAGTGGATGCCATAGCTAAAAATAATGCTCTGAATATGGTTCGGCAAATACAACAACAAAGCCCAATCATTCGCGATTTAATTGCTCAGGGTAAAGTTGGTATTGTAGCAGGTATGCATGATCTTAAAACAGGACAAGTGACTTTTTTCGAGGAAGAACGTCTTTTACCGAATAAGAAAAATTGA
- the xth gene encoding exodeoxyribonuclease III, with translation MLKLASWNVNSLKIRLEQVLNWLGAANIDILAMQETKLVDEQFPSNIFSELGYHSVFKGQKSYNGIALVSRHPIEDVVKEIPNFNDPQCRLLAATIAGVRVINLYVPNGSEPSSDKYQYKLQWLEKTLDFIKDQQRHYSKIAVVGDFNIAPEDRDVHDPAEWQNCVMVSPAERQAFADLLSLGFADSFRNFLQPEKLFSWWDYRAAAFRRNRGLRIDHILLSEELNSLCISSQIDKEPRKWERPSDHAPVWIELNH, from the coding sequence ATGCTTAAACTTGCGAGTTGGAATGTGAATTCGCTAAAAATTCGTCTCGAACAAGTATTAAACTGGCTTGGTGCGGCCAATATCGACATATTAGCCATGCAAGAAACCAAACTGGTGGATGAGCAATTTCCCAGTAATATTTTTTCCGAACTTGGTTATCATTCTGTTTTTAAAGGGCAAAAAAGTTATAATGGCATAGCTTTGGTGAGTCGGCATCCCATTGAGGACGTGGTGAAGGAAATACCGAATTTCAATGACCCACAATGCCGCTTGTTAGCCGCCACCATTGCGGGAGTTCGTGTTATCAATTTATACGTGCCAAATGGCTCAGAGCCAAGCTCAGATAAATACCAATATAAATTGCAATGGCTTGAAAAGACGCTTGATTTTATAAAAGACCAGCAACGCCATTACTCAAAAATTGCAGTGGTAGGCGATTTTAATATTGCTCCTGAAGACAGGGATGTGCATGACCCGGCAGAGTGGCAAAATTGCGTTATGGTGAGTCCTGCCGAGCGCCAGGCTTTTGCTGATTTATTGTCTTTGGGTTTTGCAGACAGCTTTAGAAATTTTCTGCAACCCGAAAAGCTATTTAGTTGGTGGGATTATCGTGCTGCAGCATTTCGACGAAACCGTGGGCTTCGCATTGATCATATTTTATTGAGTGAGGAGTTAAACAGTCTTTGCATCTCTTCGCAAATTGATAAGGAGCCGCGCAAATGGGAACGGCCTTCGGATCATGCGCCCGTTTGGATTGAGCTTAATCATTAA
- a CDS encoding exodeoxyribonuclease III: MKVITFNANGIRSAARGGFYDWLKQQQADFVCLQETKAQLCDKRSEELFYPSEFYCEYFDAQKKGYSGVAIYSRHKPLRVIKGLGFDYCDNEGRYIQFDYPKLSVVSIYLPSGTSGEIRQAVKFDFLERFAEHLQRLKQEGRELILCGDYNIAHRQIDLKNWRANQKNSGFLPEERAWMDQLFGSMGFIDAFRVVNQQEGQYTWWSMRSRTAREKNVGWRIDYQVITPGLKDNVKQVEIAKDNRWSDHAPLIIEYEGDWYA; the protein is encoded by the coding sequence GTGAAAGTAATTACGTTTAATGCAAATGGGATTCGTTCCGCGGCTCGCGGGGGGTTTTACGATTGGCTAAAGCAGCAACAAGCGGATTTTGTTTGCCTGCAGGAGACGAAAGCGCAACTTTGTGATAAGCGGTCGGAGGAGCTTTTTTATCCATCCGAATTTTATTGCGAATATTTTGATGCCCAAAAGAAAGGCTATAGCGGAGTTGCAATTTATTCCCGTCATAAACCGCTGCGGGTAATAAAAGGCTTAGGGTTTGACTACTGTGATAATGAAGGCCGCTATATTCAATTTGATTATCCAAAATTGAGTGTCGTTTCCATTTATTTACCCTCTGGCACCAGTGGCGAAATACGTCAGGCGGTTAAATTTGATTTCCTTGAACGCTTTGCGGAGCACCTGCAAAGATTAAAGCAGGAAGGACGCGAACTGATCCTGTGTGGGGACTATAATATTGCTCATAGGCAAATTGATTTAAAAAATTGGCGCGCGAATCAAAAAAATTCCGGATTTTTGCCTGAAGAAAGAGCTTGGATGGATCAATTGTTTGGTTCCATGGGTTTTATCGATGCCTTTAGAGTGGTTAATCAACAAGAGGGGCAATACACTTGGTGGTCGATGCGCAGTCGTACAGCCAGAGAAAAAAATGTCGGATGGAGAATTGATTATCAAGTGATCACTCCAGGTTTAAAAGACAATGTAAAACAAGTTGAAATTGCCAAGGATAATCGCTGGTCTGATCATGCACCGTTAATTATTGAATACGAAGGGGATTGGTATGCTTAA
- the wrbA gene encoding NAD(P)H:quinone oxidoreductase, protein MTRPYVLVLYYSSHGATAQLAQYIARGVESVDGMEAKLRTVPPVSTTCEAVDRTIPDHGAPYVSLDDLRDCEGLALGSPTRFGNMASPLKYFLDTTTPLWLAGDLVDKPACVFSSSSSMHGGQETTLTSMMLPLLHHGMLILGLPYTEASLNSTQTGGTPYGVTHVAGMTNTNPLSQDEITLAKQLGKRLGKAAIALSRHRSLKM, encoded by the coding sequence ATGACTAGACCTTATGTTTTGGTGCTTTACTATTCTTCCCATGGAGCGACGGCCCAGCTTGCGCAATATATTGCACGAGGAGTGGAAAGTGTCGATGGCATGGAAGCTAAATTGCGTACGGTCCCGCCTGTCTCCACCACCTGTGAAGCCGTAGATAGAACCATTCCTGATCATGGGGCGCCTTATGTAAGCCTTGATGATCTTAGGGACTGTGAGGGGCTAGCGCTTGGCAGCCCTACTCGTTTCGGCAATATGGCTTCTCCATTGAAGTATTTCCTTGATACCACGACCCCTTTATGGCTAGCAGGCGACCTTGTTGATAAACCCGCCTGTGTCTTCTCTTCCTCTTCCAGTATGCATGGAGGACAAGAGACCACATTGACCAGTATGATGTTGCCTCTGCTGCATCATGGAATGCTGATTCTTGGATTGCCTTATACGGAAGCCAGTTTGAACAGTACTCAAACGGGCGGAACACCTTATGGGGTCACGCATGTGGCTGGAATGACCAATACTAATCCGCTCAGTCAAGATGAGATTACCTTGGCTAAGCAATTGGGGAAACGCCTTGGCAAAGCAGCCATTGCTTTGTCCAGGCATAGATCTTTAAAGATGTAA
- a CDS encoding ArsC/Spx/MgsR family protein: protein MLKLYHNPRCSKSRACLQILQNASIPVEIIHYMEGGLSESLLARFAETLGLSTIIRENEAIYKELNLANADKKTVLKAMLAHPKLLQRPIAELDGRIILARPPEKIVELFHD, encoded by the coding sequence ATGCTTAAGCTTTATCATAATCCGCGATGCTCAAAATCCCGAGCTTGTTTGCAAATACTACAAAATGCTTCTATTCCGGTTGAAATCATTCACTACATGGAGGGAGGGCTTTCAGAATCTTTGTTGGCGCGGTTTGCTGAGACTTTAGGCCTTTCAACGATTATTCGGGAAAATGAAGCCATATATAAAGAATTGAATTTGGCAAACGCAGATAAAAAAACTGTACTAAAAGCGATGTTGGCGCATCCTAAACTATTACAAAGACCTATCGCCGAACTGGATGGTAGAATCATTCTTGCTCGGCCTCCTGAAAAAATTGTGGAGCTGTTTCATGACTAG
- a CDS encoding YihY family inner membrane protein — translation MKLAIPSDWKEKLIIKYHEANRFVWFVAEHFIKDDCTYRASALAFTSLLAVVPLMSVGLALLSAFPVFQNLAVPLQNFIFENFVPTTGKIIQDYLLQFSAQVSKLSIWGVVILMVTALLVMVTIEKAMNRIWKTHSSRKGVAAFLLYWAILSLAPIFLGLSLAASSYLLSIPFIKGHSAPLFFLNSIPFFLSLIGFTFLYVVVPNCPVKITHGLWGGLFAAVLFESAKQAFAYYLAQYNTYQLLYGAFATIPIFFVWVYWVWVITLLGAEISYAFSVHYKRRPGIPIEGFSHALLWLYQLWQAQQLGKGLSREALISASTQPFAVNVDDMINELIKIGLVHNTAQDELMLSRDLNQITLYWLSQQLPFRLPTHDELKREKTPHANHWRGVLDKTDLELQKTLDINLHQLFSQNFEAHPQANSAEH, via the coding sequence ATGAAATTGGCGATTCCTTCCGATTGGAAAGAAAAATTGATCATCAAATATCATGAGGCTAATCGCTTTGTCTGGTTTGTCGCAGAGCATTTTATAAAAGATGATTGCACCTATCGAGCATCTGCACTGGCTTTTACCAGTTTACTTGCTGTCGTCCCTTTGATGAGCGTTGGTTTGGCCTTGCTGTCCGCGTTTCCAGTTTTTCAGAATTTGGCAGTCCCTTTGCAAAACTTTATTTTTGAAAATTTCGTTCCGACTACCGGTAAAATTATTCAAGATTATCTGCTGCAATTCTCAGCCCAAGTGTCAAAACTCTCGATTTGGGGGGTCGTGATATTAATGGTAACGGCCTTACTGGTGATGGTCACCATTGAAAAGGCTATGAACCGGATTTGGAAAACACACAGTTCCCGCAAGGGCGTGGCAGCTTTCCTTTTATACTGGGCCATTTTATCCCTGGCGCCTATTTTTTTAGGGCTCAGCTTGGCTGCCAGCTCTTATCTGTTATCCATTCCTTTTATCAAAGGGCATTCAGCCCCTTTGTTCTTTTTAAACAGCATCCCTTTTTTCCTGTCATTGATTGGCTTTACCTTTTTATATGTGGTTGTTCCTAACTGTCCTGTTAAAATAACTCATGGTTTATGGGGCGGCTTATTTGCGGCAGTACTATTTGAATCGGCAAAACAAGCTTTTGCTTATTATTTAGCTCAATATAATACCTATCAACTTTTATATGGAGCTTTTGCTACCATCCCCATCTTTTTTGTGTGGGTTTATTGGGTCTGGGTGATTACATTATTAGGCGCTGAAATCAGTTATGCTTTTTCCGTACATTATAAAAGGAGGCCTGGCATTCCCATTGAGGGCTTTTCTCATGCGCTTCTTTGGCTTTATCAACTTTGGCAAGCCCAGCAGCTCGGGAAGGGATTAAGCCGCGAGGCTTTGATTTCAGCAAGCACTCAACCGTTTGCCGTCAATGTGGATGATATGATTAATGAGCTTATTAAAATTGGGCTTGTGCACAATACGGCTCAAGATGAACTAATGCTCAGTCGTGATTTAAATCAAATTACTTTGTATTGGCTAAGCCAGCAACTTCCCTTTCGTTTGCCTACCCATGATGAGCTCAAACGAGAAAAAACCCCTCATGCCAATCACTGGCGTGGGGTTTTGGATAAAACCGATTTGGAGCTGCAAAAAACTTTAGATATTAATCTGCATCAGCTATTCAGCCAAAACTTTGAAGCTCACCCGCAAGCAAATTCTGCGGAGCATTAA